One genomic window of Sphingomonas sp. C3-2 includes the following:
- a CDS encoding carboxyl transferase domain-containing protein: MRSIETRIDPRNAQFRANLERNRQLSAELKARQEHARSVRAPRDMERIRAQGKLFIRERLDALLDPGTPFLELSTLAGNMHYDGEVPSAGQLSGIGIVSGREVIIHGDDGSVKGGAWYPHSVKKIVRTLDIAIENRLPVIHLCDSAGGFLPLQADFFADRYHAGRIFRNQSQLSRMGVPQIAVVLGQCTAGGAYIPALSDYNIIVRGTGAIFLAGPPLVKAATGEDVSVDELGGCDMHTSISGTADYPADSEHHALAIAREVVANIRRPAKVLAPVAEVEPPLYPADELYGIIPADSRTMFDIREIVARIVDGSRFHEYQPAYGTTLVCGFANIFGYQVGILGNNGVLFNESSLKGAHFIQLCEKNRTPLIFLQNITGFMVGRDYERRGISKDGAKLIMAVSNCSVPKFTVNCNGAFGAGVYGMSGRAFDSRFLFSWPQAQTSVMGAEQAVSVLTQLKVRQLAKTGTAFTEEEIEAIRAPLLERYNREQSAYYATSELWDDGILDPVDTRQALAICLHAALNAPIEEPRQGVLRL; this comes from the coding sequence ATGCGGAGCATCGAGACGCGGATCGATCCGCGCAATGCGCAGTTCCGCGCCAATTTGGAACGCAACCGGCAGCTATCGGCCGAGTTGAAGGCGCGCCAGGAACATGCGCGCAGTGTCCGCGCACCGCGCGACATGGAACGCATACGGGCGCAGGGAAAGCTGTTCATTCGCGAAAGGCTCGACGCACTGCTCGATCCGGGCACGCCGTTTCTCGAATTGTCGACGCTGGCCGGGAACATGCATTATGACGGTGAGGTTCCGAGCGCCGGGCAGCTTTCGGGCATTGGCATCGTGTCGGGCCGCGAAGTCATCATTCATGGCGACGACGGCTCGGTAAAGGGCGGCGCCTGGTACCCGCACTCGGTGAAGAAGATCGTCCGCACGCTCGACATCGCGATCGAGAACCGCCTGCCGGTGATCCATCTGTGCGATTCCGCCGGCGGGTTTCTGCCGCTGCAGGCCGATTTCTTCGCGGACCGCTATCATGCGGGCCGGATCTTTCGAAACCAGTCCCAGCTATCCCGGATGGGCGTTCCCCAGATCGCCGTTGTGCTCGGCCAATGCACCGCTGGCGGCGCCTATATCCCGGCGCTCAGCGACTATAACATCATCGTGCGCGGGACCGGGGCGATCTTCCTGGCGGGTCCCCCGCTGGTCAAGGCCGCGACCGGAGAGGATGTCTCGGTCGACGAACTCGGCGGCTGCGACATGCACACGAGCATTTCGGGCACCGCCGATTATCCCGCGGATTCCGAGCATCATGCGCTCGCCATCGCGCGCGAGGTCGTCGCCAATATCCGCCGCCCGGCAAAGGTGCTTGCACCGGTCGCCGAAGTCGAACCCCCGCTTTACCCGGCCGACGAGCTTTACGGGATCATTCCCGCCGACAGCCGCACCATGTTCGACATTCGCGAGATTGTGGCGCGCATCGTCGACGGCAGTAGGTTCCATGAATATCAGCCCGCCTATGGCACGACGCTCGTTTGCGGCTTTGCCAATATCTTTGGCTATCAGGTGGGCATTCTCGGCAATAACGGCGTCCTGTTCAACGAAAGCTCGCTCAAAGGCGCGCACTTCATCCAGTTGTGCGAAAAGAACCGGACGCCGCTCATCTTTCTCCAGAACATCACCGGATTCATGGTGGGGCGCGACTATGAAAGGCGCGGCATCTCGAAGGACGGCGCCAAACTGATCATGGCCGTCTCCAACTGCTCGGTCCCCAAATTCACGGTGAATTGCAACGGCGCATTTGGCGCAGGGGTATATGGCATGTCCGGGCGGGCCTTTGACTCTCGCTTCCTCTTTTCCTGGCCGCAGGCGCAGACTTCAGTCATGGGTGCCGAACAAGCCGTCAGCGTCCTCACCCAGCTAAAGGTCCGCCAACTCGCGAAAACCGGAACAGCGTTCACCGAAGAGGAGATCGAGGCGATCCGCGCCCCGCTTCTCGAGCGCTATAATCGCGAGCAGAGCGCCTATTATGCCACATCCGAACTGTGGGATGACGGTATCCTCGACCCCGTCGACACACGCCAGGCACTGGCAATCTGCCTCCACGCCGCACTCAACGCACCGATTGAAGAACCACGGCAGGGGGTGCTGCGGCTGTAA
- a CDS encoding CoA ester lyase produces the protein MSVSDPVRRRSWLFVPADSERKFARALASEADVILLDLEDAIAESEKPTARRMARDMLQGQPDQTRRVWVRINPLHTMHALLDLATIMPAAPAGIMLPKVRSRSDVEKLSHFLSAFEAASGREEGVTRIIIVATETAEALYQTHSYAGIARLTALTWGAEDLATAIGAISNRAEDGTYSFPYQMARSLCVTGSAVAGVAAIETMHGDFRDMDGLACTAVEARKAGFQGMIAIHPDQVSVINHAFTPTAAELAEAQEIVALFAANPQAGTLGFKGQMLDRPHLLRAQAVLTLGAAA, from the coding sequence ATGTCGGTTTCTGATCCCGTGCGCCGCCGGTCCTGGCTTTTCGTTCCGGCCGACAGCGAACGCAAATTCGCCCGCGCGCTGGCGAGCGAAGCCGATGTGATCCTGCTGGATCTAGAAGACGCGATTGCAGAATCCGAAAAGCCCACCGCCCGACGGATGGCGCGTGACATGCTTCAGGGGCAGCCGGATCAGACACGCCGCGTCTGGGTCCGCATCAATCCGCTGCACACTATGCACGCTTTGCTTGATCTTGCCACGATCATGCCTGCCGCTCCTGCGGGCATCATGCTTCCAAAGGTGCGATCACGCTCTGATGTGGAAAAGCTTTCCCATTTCTTGTCCGCATTCGAAGCCGCTTCAGGGCGCGAGGAGGGCGTAACGCGCATCATCATCGTTGCAACCGAAACGGCCGAAGCCCTGTATCAGACGCACAGCTATGCGGGCATCGCACGACTGACCGCACTGACCTGGGGGGCGGAGGATCTCGCCACTGCGATCGGCGCGATATCCAACCGGGCTGAAGACGGGACTTACAGCTTCCCCTATCAAATGGCGCGCTCACTTTGCGTGACCGGATCGGCAGTTGCAGGCGTGGCGGCGATCGAGACCATGCACGGCGACTTCAGGGATATGGACGGGCTTGCATGCACCGCCGTCGAGGCGCGAAAAGCGGGCTTCCAGGGCATGATTGCCATCCATCCCGATCAGGTATCGGTGATCAACCACGCCTTCACGCCCACCGCCGCCGAACTCGCCGAGGCCCAGGAAATCGTGGCTCTTTTCGCAGCCAATCCGCAGGCCGGGACATTGGGGTTCAAAGGCCAGATGCTCGACCGCCCCCATTTGTTGCGCGCGCAGGCGGTGCTGACGCTGGGGGCGGCGGCGTGA
- a CDS encoding enoyl-CoA hydratase/isomerase family protein, which translates to MNDAVLFEAREDGIAIITINRPEERNSLGRDVRAGLFDAWDRFENDAQMRIAILTAAGDKAFCAGGNLKEMTDSQLTIPPRSMFPVPGDNVTLSKPTIAAVNGVAFAGGWLLAQACDLCVASTAARFAVTEVRVGRGCPWAAPLIHMIPQRIMMEILLTGAPISAERAYEIGLVNRLTSPERLMAEAIGLAHDILKGAPLSIAAARQTVMLATEMGRSAALDAARLAWERAYCSADAQEGPRAFSEKREPVWQGA; encoded by the coding sequence ATGAACGACGCCGTCCTGTTCGAGGCCCGGGAAGACGGGATCGCCATCATCACGATCAACCGGCCGGAAGAACGCAACAGCCTTGGTCGGGATGTACGCGCAGGCCTTTTCGACGCCTGGGATCGTTTCGAGAATGACGCGCAGATGCGGATCGCGATCCTGACGGCGGCCGGGGACAAGGCCTTTTGCGCGGGCGGCAATCTGAAGGAAATGACCGATAGCCAGTTGACGATCCCGCCACGCTCCATGTTTCCGGTGCCCGGGGACAATGTTACGCTGAGCAAACCGACCATTGCGGCGGTAAACGGCGTGGCCTTTGCAGGCGGCTGGTTGCTCGCGCAGGCATGCGACCTCTGCGTCGCCAGCACGGCAGCGCGTTTTGCGGTAACCGAAGTGCGCGTTGGTCGCGGATGCCCCTGGGCCGCTCCCCTGATCCACATGATCCCGCAGCGCATCATGATGGAAATCCTGCTGACCGGGGCGCCGATCTCGGCCGAGCGCGCCTATGAAATCGGTCTGGTCAATCGTCTGACGTCGCCGGAGCGACTGATGGCCGAAGCGATTGGGCTTGCACACGATATCCTGAAAGGCGCACCGCTATCGATTGCAGCTGCACGGCAAACGGTCATGCTGGCAACCGAGATGGGGCGTAGCGCGGCGCTTGATGCCGCTCGCCTGGCCTGGGAACGCGCCTATTGCAGCGCCGATGCCCAAGAAGGTCCGCGGGCATTTTCAGAGAAGCGGGAGCCTGTCTGGCAAGGCGCTTAA
- a CDS encoding acetyl/propionyl/methylcrotonyl-CoA carboxylase subunit alpha: MSNHGLILRERGIESADIAQGTAPGLSDAPIPITSVLVANRGEIAARILRTVKAMRLRALLIAHPADAHAPALALADAVHWFDPASSPVSAFLDIASIVQAGRAMGADAIHPGYGFLSENADFARAVAEAGMVFIGPGHEAIELMGDKVRAREFVASRNFPVAPSAIEDHDPPTFLARAEALGMPLLIKPSAGGGGKGMRIVRDPAMLAEEVERGRSEARRYFGDGRLYAERYFERPRHIEVQIFGDHHGNIVHLHERECSIQRRFQKIIEEAPAPALSDALRSAICEAAAGIARAVGYANAGTVEFIFEDGAFYFLEMNTRLQVEHPVTEAITGLDLVELQIRIAAGVPLPLVQEEATCSGHAIELRICAEEPANDFAPSIGTILKLQMPPHVRFDAGVTEGSQVTTAFDPMIGKLIVHGRNRAHAIEQARLALRQVVLFGVQTNMPYLQRLLSDPDMIAGEVHTGLIREKPDLAHEPELDAELLGRLSALAAPLVPELRREVAQIPALHAALGGWRN, encoded by the coding sequence ATGTCGAACCACGGGCTCATCCTTCGGGAAAGAGGCATTGAAAGCGCGGATATTGCGCAAGGCACAGCACCCGGGCTGAGCGATGCGCCAATTCCGATTACATCCGTTCTCGTCGCCAATCGCGGCGAGATCGCCGCGCGCATTCTGCGGACGGTCAAGGCCATGAGGCTGCGCGCGCTGCTGATCGCGCACCCTGCCGATGCCCACGCGCCCGCGCTGGCGCTGGCCGATGCGGTTCACTGGTTCGATCCCGCCTCCAGCCCCGTTTCGGCCTTTCTCGACATCGCCAGCATCGTTCAGGCCGGACGTGCGATGGGGGCCGACGCCATCCATCCAGGATATGGGTTCCTCTCCGAAAACGCCGATTTTGCGCGGGCGGTTGCCGAAGCGGGCATGGTCTTTATTGGACCGGGGCACGAAGCGATCGAGCTGATGGGCGACAAGGTTCGCGCGCGCGAATTTGTGGCGTCCCGGAATTTTCCGGTCGCACCATCCGCCATCGAGGATCATGATCCGCCGACCTTCCTCGCACGCGCCGAGGCGCTGGGCATGCCCCTCCTCATCAAGCCCAGCGCGGGCGGCGGCGGCAAGGGCATGCGGATCGTGCGCGACCCCGCGATGCTCGCCGAAGAGGTCGAGCGCGGGCGCAGCGAGGCACGACGCTATTTCGGCGATGGCCGCCTATATGCTGAGCGCTATTTCGAGCGCCCCCGCCATATCGAAGTCCAGATATTCGGCGACCATCACGGCAATATCGTCCATCTCCACGAGCGCGAATGCTCGATCCAGCGCCGCTTTCAGAAGATCATTGAAGAGGCCCCCGCCCCCGCGCTCTCGGATGCGCTTCGCAGCGCCATATGCGAAGCTGCAGCGGGCATCGCCCGGGCTGTCGGCTATGCCAATGCCGGCACCGTCGAATTCATCTTTGAAGACGGTGCCTTCTACTTCCTCGAGATGAATACGCGGCTGCAAGTCGAGCATCCGGTGACCGAGGCCATAACCGGTCTCGATCTGGTCGAGCTGCAAATCCGGATCGCGGCGGGCGTGCCGCTTCCGCTGGTGCAGGAGGAGGCCACCTGCAGCGGGCACGCCATCGAGCTGCGCATCTGCGCCGAGGAACCCGCCAATGATTTTGCGCCGAGCATCGGCACGATCCTGAAGCTGCAAATGCCGCCCCATGTCCGGTTCGACGCGGGTGTCACCGAAGGGAGCCAGGTCACCACCGCCTTCGATCCGATGATCGGCAAGCTGATCGTCCATGGCCGCAACCGCGCGCATGCGATCGAACAGGCGCGCCTGGCACTCAGGCAGGTGGTGCTCTTTGGCGTGCAGACCAATATGCCCTATCTCCAGCGCCTGCTGTCCGATCCCGACATGATCGCGGGCGAGGTTCATACAGGCCTGATCCGCGAAAAGCCGGATCTTGCGCACGAGCCGGAGCTCGATGCCGAATTGCTCGGCCGGCTTTCGGCATTGGCCGCGCCGCTTGTCCCGGAACTTCGCCGGGAGGTCGCTCAGATTCCCGCGCTGCATGCCGCCCTTGGCGGGTGGCGTAACTGA
- a CDS encoding acetyl-CoA carboxylase biotin carboxyl carrier protein subunit, which yields MPGFFTIGAHALPAALTPDMPRHPGVPAIFDGRHVWIHVDGQNHVLEWHPAVTFLAKGVVHDAGDVLAAPMPGAVLSVSTASGATVAQGETLMVIESMKLETAIKAPRSGIVAEVHVGIGQTFNKDARLISLESEQP from the coding sequence ATGCCCGGCTTCTTCACCATCGGGGCGCACGCCCTGCCCGCGGCCCTGACCCCGGACATGCCCCGTCATCCCGGCGTTCCGGCCATCTTTGACGGACGCCATGTCTGGATCCATGTCGACGGGCAAAACCATGTTCTGGAATGGCACCCTGCCGTCACCTTCCTTGCCAAGGGCGTTGTGCATGACGCCGGGGATGTGCTCGCCGCCCCCATGCCGGGTGCAGTGCTGAGTGTTTCGACGGCATCGGGTGCGACCGTCGCGCAGGGCGAAACCTTGATGGTCATCGAGAGCATGAAGCTGGAAACCGCCATCAAGGCGCCGCGCAGCGGGATCGTGGCCGAAGTCCATGTCGGCATCGGCCAGACCTTCAACAAGGACGCGCGCCTCATATCCCTGGAAAGCGAACAGCCATGA
- a CDS encoding 3-keto-5-aminohexanoate cleavage protein — protein MSKIIISCAITGSIHTPSMSPYLPVTPEEIARSAIDAAEAGAAIVHLHARNPVDGRPDQSPEAFEPFLRTIRQASDVVVNLTTGGSPYMKVDERIQPALRWRPEIASLNMGSMNFGLFPMLKRFTRFDHEWEPEMLRNSDDLVFRNSFKDIRFALENLNATGARYEFECYDTSHLYNLHYFWTEGLIQAPLFIQTCFGLLGGIGAHPDDVAHMKRTADRLFGDNYSWSVLAAGRDQMRVAAHAASMGGHVRVGLEDSLWLRRGRLARSNAEQVRQARAIIENLGLEVATPDDARHMLALKGADHVGF, from the coding sequence ATGAGCAAGATCATCATCAGTTGCGCCATCACGGGGTCGATCCACACACCCTCGATGTCCCCCTATCTGCCCGTTACGCCCGAGGAAATTGCGCGGTCGGCGATCGACGCGGCTGAAGCTGGTGCCGCTATAGTCCATCTGCACGCGCGCAACCCCGTTGACGGACGCCCCGATCAGAGCCCGGAGGCTTTCGAGCCCTTCCTGCGCACAATCCGGCAGGCGTCCGATGTGGTGGTGAACCTCACGACCGGCGGCTCCCCCTATATGAAGGTGGATGAGCGCATCCAGCCCGCACTGCGCTGGCGCCCGGAAATTGCCAGCCTCAACATGGGATCGATGAATTTCGGTCTCTTTCCCATGCTGAAACGCTTCACCCGGTTTGACCATGAGTGGGAACCGGAAATGCTGCGCAACAGCGATGATCTGGTTTTCCGGAACAGCTTCAAGGATATTCGCTTCGCACTGGAAAACTTGAACGCGACTGGCGCGCGCTACGAGTTCGAGTGCTACGATACAAGCCACCTCTATAATCTCCATTACTTCTGGACCGAAGGCCTTATACAGGCGCCGCTCTTCATTCAGACATGCTTTGGGCTGCTCGGCGGCATCGGCGCCCATCCCGACGATGTCGCGCATATGAAACGGACCGCAGACCGGCTTTTCGGGGACAATTACAGCTGGTCGGTGCTCGCCGCCGGCCGAGACCAGATGCGCGTGGCGGCCCATGCTGCCTCGATGGGTGGGCATGTCCGCGTAGGGTTGGAGGATAGCCTGTGGTTGAGACGCGGGCGACTGGCGCGCAGTAATGCCGAGCAGGTTCGCCAGGCCCGTGCGATTATCGAAAATCTTGGGCTCGAGGTTGCGACGCCCGATGATGCCCGGCACATGCTTGCGCTCAAGGGTGCTGACCATGTCGGTTTCTGA
- a CDS encoding acetyl-CoA hydrolase/transferase family protein, translating to MSTRLDADLDLSSIITPGDHIVWGHGCGEPATLIEALIAQRHSIGPVNAFAASSFSKILTPEMTDGIRLTSMGAIGTMRALAATGRLGIIPCHVGQIGRLIETGHIGCDIAMVQISPADDQGRHSFGLINDYIQSALAKARIVIAEVNDQIPHSTCDAWLDASAIDYRIETSRPPTEVAPVEIGETDRAIAAHAARYIGDGAILQLGIGAVPDALFQLLGDRRDLGIHSGMIGDGLVDLVHAGAVTNATKPIDRGVSVSGALIGTRRLYDFAHRNPALLLKASRHTHGDAALAALPRLVSINSAVEVDLTGQVNAEAIGNAYIGGTGGQVDYVRAASRSAGGCSIIALPATGRRGASSRIVDQLGGPVTTARSEVDIIVTEYGAAELKGQPLDERMRRMIAIAHPDFREDLSREAHAFQKRGY from the coding sequence GTGAGCACCCGCCTCGATGCCGATCTCGATCTGTCGTCAATCATTACGCCCGGCGATCACATCGTCTGGGGCCATGGTTGCGGCGAACCCGCGACACTGATTGAGGCATTGATTGCACAACGCCATAGCATCGGCCCAGTCAACGCCTTTGCAGCCTCGAGCTTTTCTAAGATTCTCACGCCCGAGATGACCGATGGCATCCGACTGACGAGCATGGGCGCGATCGGGACGATGCGCGCGCTGGCCGCAACCGGGCGCCTTGGCATCATCCCCTGTCATGTCGGGCAGATCGGTCGGCTGATCGAGACGGGCCATATCGGCTGCGACATCGCGATGGTTCAGATCAGCCCGGCCGATGATCAGGGGCGCCACAGCTTCGGGCTTATCAATGACTATATCCAGTCGGCGCTCGCCAAGGCACGCATCGTCATTGCCGAGGTCAACGACCAGATTCCGCACAGCACCTGCGACGCATGGCTCGATGCGAGCGCCATCGACTATCGGATCGAAACCTCCCGCCCGCCGACCGAAGTGGCTCCGGTCGAGATCGGAGAGACTGACCGCGCCATTGCCGCACATGCGGCACGATATATCGGTGACGGCGCGATACTACAGCTTGGCATCGGTGCGGTGCCCGATGCGCTTTTCCAATTGCTCGGCGATCGCAGGGATCTGGGGATCCATTCGGGGATGATCGGCGACGGGCTGGTCGATCTGGTGCATGCCGGCGCCGTCACCAATGCGACCAAGCCCATCGATCGCGGTGTTTCGGTGAGCGGCGCGCTGATCGGTACACGGCGCCTCTATGATTTCGCGCATCGCAATCCGGCGCTGCTTCTGAAAGCTTCCCGGCACACGCATGGCGATGCCGCCCTTGCCGCCCTTCCGCGCCTTGTTAGCATCAATTCGGCGGTCGAGGTGGACCTGACCGGGCAGGTCAATGCCGAGGCGATCGGCAATGCCTATATCGGTGGCACCGGGGGACAGGTCGATTATGTTCGCGCCGCAAGCCGATCTGCAGGGGGCTGCTCGATTATCGCCCTGCCCGCGACGGGCCGTAGAGGCGCCTCTAGCCGCATTGTCGACCAGCTTGGCGGCCCCGTCACTACGGCACGCAGTGAAGTCGACATCATCGTGACAGAATATGGCGCGGCCGAGCTTAAAGGGCAGCCGCTTGATGAACGAATGCGACGCATGATCGCCATCGCGCATCCGGATTTTCGCGAAGATCTGAGCCGCGAAGCGCACGCCTTTCAAAAAAGGGGATATTGA